Proteins encoded in a region of the Desulfosoma sp. genome:
- a CDS encoding aminodeoxychorismate/anthranilate synthase component II, producing MRLILIDNYDSFTFNLFQLFCEFDLDVLVFRHDKISLTALASLNPDWIVISPGPRSPAHSGISKDVVRSFAGKVPILGVCLGMQVINEVYGGSTGRAPLPVHGKRSWIHHLGTGLFEGLPSPFQVARYHSLQCHVSSPDLLETAWAEDGVVMALEHKKLPVWGVQFHPESFLSQYGLEMAARFLASHPLFSYSPAPSNLPGDRFPRWIQIQEPFCEPRPQNLKMPLP from the coding sequence ATGCGTCTCATATTGATCGACAACTACGATTCCTTTACCTTCAACCTTTTCCAGCTGTTTTGCGAGTTTGACCTGGATGTTCTGGTCTTTCGACACGATAAGATTTCCTTGACAGCCCTTGCCTCCCTGAACCCGGACTGGATCGTCATCAGTCCCGGGCCACGTTCTCCGGCCCATTCGGGTATCAGCAAGGACGTGGTGCGATCCTTCGCAGGCAAAGTGCCCATTTTGGGCGTGTGCTTAGGTATGCAGGTGATCAACGAAGTTTACGGGGGATCTACGGGGCGGGCTCCTCTGCCCGTGCATGGAAAACGCTCTTGGATCCATCACCTGGGCACGGGTCTCTTTGAGGGCCTACCCTCGCCTTTTCAAGTGGCCAGATACCATTCCCTGCAATGCCATGTGAGTTCTCCGGATCTTCTGGAAACCGCTTGGGCCGAAGACGGTGTAGTGATGGCCTTGGAGCACAAGAAGCTTCCCGTGTGGGGCGTGCAGTTTCACCCGGAATCCTTCCTTTCTCAATACGGTTTGGAAATGGCTGCACGTTTTTTGGCATCCCACCCCTTGTTTTCTTATTCGCCGGCACCGTCCAACCTTCCAGGCGATCGGTTTCCTCGCTGGATTCAGATCCAGGAACCTTTTTGTGAGCCAAGGCCACAAAACCTGAAGATGCCACTGCCATGA
- a CDS encoding methyltransferase, producing MTSHQNDPLEDVRSFMKSRVILSAAELDLFTLLDHKASSAHELARITGTDLRALTRLLDCLVTFGHLEKSDEIYALTEKGAVFSSNHSDSVLPMVLHLAHIWHNWHHLTETVRQGTNPHRLSIVHSAPEALRAFIGAMHVVGKNLSRDIAASLDLSPFRKLLDIGGASGTYTIAFLERNPSMHAVLYDLPDVLPMAQERLQAHGLMDRVRLVAGDFYKDPLPLGCDLALLSAIIHQNSPEENLALYRKIREVLEPGGCLVIRDHIMEPDRTHPPAGALFAIDMLVNTHGGDTYTFEETEAALKESGFRRVDWIRKGPQMDCLIQAYV from the coding sequence ATGACAAGCCATCAAAACGATCCTTTGGAAGATGTGCGCAGCTTCATGAAAAGTCGTGTGATTCTCAGTGCGGCGGAGCTGGATCTTTTTACCTTGTTGGATCACAAGGCTTCTTCGGCTCATGAGTTGGCCCGGATCACGGGAACGGACCTTCGAGCTCTAACCCGCCTTTTGGATTGCCTAGTCACCTTCGGGCATCTCGAAAAATCTGATGAAATCTACGCTCTGACGGAAAAAGGCGCCGTTTTCTCTTCCAACCATTCGGATTCGGTTCTTCCCATGGTGCTGCATCTGGCTCACATCTGGCACAACTGGCATCATTTGACGGAAACGGTTCGCCAAGGTACCAACCCGCATCGCCTGAGTATTGTCCATTCCGCTCCCGAGGCCTTGAGGGCCTTTATTGGAGCTATGCATGTGGTAGGGAAAAACCTTTCTCGAGACATCGCCGCTTCCCTGGATCTTTCACCTTTTCGAAAACTTTTGGATATCGGGGGCGCCTCGGGCACCTACACCATCGCTTTTCTGGAACGAAACCCGTCCATGCACGCCGTGCTCTATGATCTACCCGATGTTCTTCCCATGGCCCAGGAACGTCTTCAAGCTCATGGGCTCATGGATCGCGTGCGTCTGGTTGCCGGAGACTTCTACAAAGACCCATTACCTCTCGGATGCGATCTGGCGCTTCTTTCGGCCATCATTCATCAAAACAGCCCCGAAGAAAACCTGGCCTTGTATCGTAAGATTCGAGAAGTCTTGGAACCCGGTGGATGTCTTGTGATTCGAGACCACATCATGGAGCCCGATCGAACCCATCCTCCGGCAGGGGCTCTGTTTGCCATCGACATGCTGGTCAATACCCACGGTGGGGACACGTACACCTTTGAAGAGACGGAGGCTGCTTTGAAGGAATCCGGGTTTCGCAGGGTGGATTGGATCCGTAAAGGTCCTCAAATGGATTGCCTCATTCAGGCTTATGTCTAA
- a CDS encoding (Fe-S)-binding protein, which produces MEQRNDSHRPVDVKKIQQLLDANNGARVRTWLGICSRCGLCAESCFFYLAHNRNPRLSPAYKFKATLGELYKRKGRVDWDFLQRCADIVWGECTTCKRCSMFCPFGIDVATLIATTRTILYSQGITPQGLARAVVNYRETGNQMGMSTEDFVDTCEWMAEESQDEVSGVTIPIDKKGAKYMYTVNPREPMFYPQDLAMAAKILTVAEEDWTMPSTGWDCTNLPMFAGDRALAGQVVRNMYEKAVELGVQAILITECGHAYRSALFEGPYLAGYPDGKPPVPIVHSVQLFYEYIRDGRIRIDPAKKLKEPVTYQDPCNVSRNGGLWEEGRKLVQFLAEDFRDMEPNRDHNHCCGGGGGYIPMGPEYKARRMASGRVKAEQIRATGAKIVIAPCHNCFDQLSDLNKEYQLGVKVMSLKEIICELMVIPEKFQPSDEGEGEGEKEA; this is translated from the coding sequence GTGGAGCAACGAAACGATTCGCATCGTCCCGTAGACGTTAAAAAGATTCAACAACTCTTGGATGCCAACAACGGAGCCCGTGTGCGCACATGGCTAGGCATTTGCTCTCGGTGTGGTTTGTGTGCGGAAAGTTGCTTTTTTTACCTGGCCCATAACCGAAATCCTCGGTTAAGCCCGGCTTATAAGTTCAAAGCGACCCTTGGGGAACTCTACAAACGTAAAGGGCGTGTGGACTGGGATTTTCTCCAACGTTGCGCCGACATTGTCTGGGGAGAGTGTACCACATGCAAGCGATGTTCTATGTTCTGCCCTTTTGGCATTGATGTAGCCACCCTGATCGCCACCACGCGAACCATCCTTTACTCCCAAGGCATCACGCCTCAAGGACTGGCTCGAGCCGTGGTCAATTACCGAGAAACAGGGAACCAGATGGGCATGAGCACCGAAGACTTTGTGGATACCTGTGAATGGATGGCCGAAGAGAGTCAGGATGAAGTCAGCGGTGTGACCATTCCCATCGACAAAAAAGGCGCCAAGTACATGTACACGGTGAATCCTCGAGAACCCATGTTTTACCCTCAGGACTTGGCCATGGCCGCAAAAATCCTGACCGTCGCCGAAGAAGATTGGACCATGCCTTCCACGGGCTGGGATTGTACCAATCTGCCCATGTTCGCGGGCGATCGTGCTTTGGCCGGGCAGGTGGTTCGCAACATGTATGAGAAAGCGGTGGAACTGGGTGTTCAAGCCATTTTGATTACGGAATGCGGTCATGCCTATCGTTCCGCCCTTTTTGAAGGCCCGTATCTGGCAGGGTACCCAGATGGAAAACCTCCGGTTCCCATCGTGCATTCCGTGCAATTGTTTTACGAATACATTCGAGACGGTCGTATTCGCATCGATCCTGCCAAGAAGTTGAAAGAGCCTGTGACCTATCAAGACCCGTGCAATGTGTCTCGAAATGGCGGTTTATGGGAAGAGGGAAGAAAGCTGGTGCAGTTCTTGGCCGAAGATTTTCGGGACATGGAGCCCAATCGAGATCATAACCATTGCTGCGGGGGTGGAGGCGGCTACATTCCCATGGGACCCGAATACAAGGCGCGGCGAATGGCGTCAGGGCGCGTAAAAGCCGAACAGATTCGGGCTACCGGAGCCAAGATCGTTATCGCTCCGTGCCACAACTGCTTCGACCAACTGAGTGACCTCAACAAGGAATATCAGCTCGGCGTTAAGGTCATGTCCCTCAAGGAAATCATCTGTGAGCTTATGGTGATTCCGGAAAAGTTCCAGCCAAGTGACGAAGGGGAAGGGGAAGGGGAAAAGGAGGCATAG
- a CDS encoding universal stress protein, whose amino-acid sequence MYQKILFCADLYASSDYAFAAALDLAERSGAELIILHVLESRHRYSGHVITEDGETWAGPEVIEKLKKKLREYYLIRIEQEDPQNVRVEVRAGIPWVEICRFVRKEKVDLIVMGPYTIHDPKAPLDLEKPHLGQNAREVSLRAPCQVSIVTSPKQRLALEKVEEDARSRKRKRKTV is encoded by the coding sequence ATGTATCAAAAAATACTTTTTTGCGCGGATCTCTATGCCAGTTCCGATTATGCCTTTGCTGCGGCACTGGATCTCGCGGAACGGTCCGGAGCTGAATTGATCATCCTTCATGTGTTGGAGTCCCGGCATAGATATTCGGGTCATGTGATCACTGAAGACGGGGAAACATGGGCGGGTCCGGAAGTCATTGAAAAGCTCAAGAAAAAACTTCGAGAATACTACCTGATTCGTATCGAACAGGAGGACCCTCAAAACGTGCGCGTGGAAGTGCGTGCCGGCATTCCGTGGGTGGAAATCTGTCGGTTTGTGCGCAAGGAAAAAGTGGATCTCATTGTCATGGGCCCTTACACCATCCATGACCCGAAAGCACCTCTAGACCTGGAAAAGCCTCATTTAGGCCAAAATGCTCGGGAAGTGTCCCTTCGTGCTCCCTGTCAGGTTTCTATAGTGACCTCCCCGAAGCAACGGTTGGCTCTGGAAAAGGTTGAAGAAGACGCGCGGAGCAGAAAGCGGAAAAGGAAAACGGTTTGA